The following coding sequences lie in one bacterium genomic window:
- a CDS encoding 4Fe-4S binding protein encodes MDIVELARQPVKRPIPGTTKGKMYKGFWTTRHVVQLSFAALNVALGVQFYLFVRALMLDTEGPLPTRPAGVEGWLPISGLMGVIDWVARGELNLIHPASAILTLCFLAIAFLARKSFCSWLCPVGTISEGLAMLGRKLFGRTFLLPRWLDYPLMSIKYILLGLFLFAFYMMGAAGIAAFMNSPYNQIADVKMLLFFVEIGVVGITVLAVLIIGSVFVEGFWCRYLCPYGAMLGLVSWASPLKIRRNIETCIDCDRCTKACPSRLPVATKLRIISPECTGCLKCESVCPIKDCITLAPTPRTKVNAKQLALTIASIWLAFVLTAKIAGVWETKLQDEDYRYHYHQRDMPQYGHPGMDGK; translated from the coding sequence ATGGATATAGTAGAGTTAGCCAGGCAGCCTGTGAAGAGGCCGATTCCCGGGACGACCAAGGGGAAGATGTATAAGGGCTTCTGGACAACGAGGCACGTGGTTCAGTTGTCGTTTGCCGCGCTGAATGTTGCGCTGGGGGTTCAGTTCTATCTGTTCGTACGTGCCCTGATGCTGGATACAGAGGGGCCGCTTCCCACGCGCCCTGCGGGTGTTGAAGGCTGGCTGCCGATTTCGGGATTGATGGGAGTGATTGACTGGGTCGCGCGGGGAGAGTTGAACTTAATACATCCGGCGTCGGCGATTTTGACATTGTGCTTTTTGGCGATTGCCTTTCTTGCGCGGAAATCCTTCTGCTCGTGGCTGTGCCCGGTCGGAACGATCAGCGAAGGATTGGCGATGCTGGGACGAAAGTTGTTCGGCAGGACTTTTCTACTGCCGCGTTGGCTGGACTATCCGCTGATGAGCATCAAGTATATTCTGCTCGGATTGTTTCTGTTTGCCTTTTACATGATGGGTGCCGCGGGCATTGCGGCATTCATGAACAGCCCGTACAATCAGATTGCGGATGTGAAGATGCTGTTGTTCTTCGTGGAGATTGGAGTTGTCGGGATTACAGTGCTTGCCGTGCTGATTATCGGGAGTGTGTTTGTAGAGGGATTCTGGTGCAGGTATCTTTGTCCGTACGGCGCCATGCTGGGATTGGTTTCGTGGGCAAGTCCGCTGAAGATCCGACGGAACATAGAGACGTGTATTGATTGTGACCGCTGCACAAAGGCTTGCCCCTCGAGACTCCCTGTAGCAACGAAACTGCGAATAATCTCTCCTGAGTGCACAGGTTGTTTGAAGTGCGAGTCGGTGTGTCCAATTAAGGATTGCATCACGCTGGCTCCCACTCCGCGCACGAAGGTGAATGCGAAGCAGCTTGCTCTGACAATTGCGAGTATCTGGCTGGCCTTTGTGTTGACGGCGAAGATAGCTGGTGTATGGGAGACGAAGCTGCAGGACGAAGACTATCGTTATCACTATCATCAGCGGGACATGCCGCAATACGGACATCCGGGTATGGACGGTAAATAG
- a CDS encoding inorganic phosphate transporter family protein — MTLLVISIIVVALIFDFLNGFHDSANSIATIVSTRVLTPRKAVMWAAFFNMAAAFLFDVHIAKTIGKGLIELSAVNEFVILSGLCGAITWNLITWYFGIPSSSSHALMGGYAGAAIAHAGFDSILYSGWTNTLIFIAVAPLMGMVLGFSFMAIVMWLFHKRRGSNVNRAFRRLQLVSAAAYSLGHGTNDAQKTMGVITGLLVTAGVLDTFEVPFWVILLSHSAIALGTLFGGWRIVKTLGQKITKLKPAGGFCAETAGAITLLITAFSGIAVSTTHTISGAVMGVGATRRASAVRWGLAGNIVIAWILTIPAAAIVGALVCLFIHLFV; from the coding sequence ATGACACTTCTTGTCATCTCCATCATTGTCGTGGCGTTGATCTTCGATTTCCTCAACGGTTTTCACGACTCCGCAAACTCCATCGCCACGATCGTTTCAACGCGTGTTCTGACGCCGCGCAAGGCCGTGATGTGGGCCGCTTTCTTCAACATGGCTGCAGCCTTTCTCTTCGATGTCCATATCGCCAAGACCATCGGAAAAGGCCTGATTGAACTGTCCGCCGTCAACGAGTTCGTGATTCTCTCTGGGTTGTGCGGCGCCATCACATGGAATCTCATTACGTGGTATTTCGGCATCCCGTCAAGCTCTTCCCATGCCCTGATGGGCGGATATGCGGGAGCCGCCATCGCGCACGCCGGATTCGATTCCATTCTCTACTCCGGCTGGACCAACACTCTCATCTTCATCGCTGTTGCGCCACTGATGGGAATGGTATTGGGTTTCTCCTTCATGGCTATCGTGATGTGGCTGTTCCACAAACGTCGCGGTTCAAATGTCAATCGAGCCTTCCGCAGACTGCAACTTGTTTCCGCCGCGGCCTACAGTCTCGGACACGGCACGAACGATGCACAGAAAACGATGGGCGTCATTACCGGACTGCTCGTCACCGCAGGTGTGCTGGACACTTTTGAAGTTCCCTTCTGGGTTATCCTGCTGTCACACTCCGCGATTGCATTGGGAACACTCTTCGGCGGATGGCGCATTGTCAAAACCCTCGGCCAGAAGATTACAAAGTTGAAACCTGCCGGAGGCTTCTGCGCCGAAACTGCCGGTGCCATCACGCTTCTGATCACCGCGTTCTCCGGTATCGCCGTTAGCACCACGCACACAATCAGCGGTGCAGTCATGGGCGTTGGTGCCACGCGCCGCGCGTCAGCCGTCCGCTGGGGACTTGCTGGCAATATTGTCATCGCGTGGATTCTCACCATTCCCGCCGCAGCGATAGTCGGCGCCCTCGTCTGCCTCTTTATTCACCTCTTCGTGTGA
- a CDS encoding DUF47 family protein yields the protein MRLDRILQAMLPHDEQFFALFEESAHNIFLASEALLTLPAAAPEERIAIVERIKSLEHMGDSVTHRIFSELNGTFVTPIDPEDIHLLASSLDDILDNIDGGAGRLVLYKIGVCPPDMVKLIECLHSSVTEVERGVHLLRRMAKPNELRSVIERINEFENLADNIFERAIANLFEQVSNPIEIIKLKEVFVTLETATDRCEDVANVLETLLIKHA from the coding sequence ATGAGACTTGACCGAATCCTCCAAGCCATGCTCCCGCATGACGAGCAGTTCTTTGCCCTCTTCGAAGAATCCGCTCACAATATCTTCCTTGCTTCCGAGGCTCTTCTGACTCTGCCCGCAGCTGCACCCGAAGAGCGGATTGCGATCGTCGAGCGGATCAAAAGTCTTGAGCACATGGGGGATTCGGTGACGCACCGTATCTTCTCCGAACTCAACGGCACCTTTGTCACACCGATCGACCCCGAAGACATCCACTTGCTGGCGTCCTCGCTCGATGACATCCTTGACAACATTGACGGCGGCGCAGGCCGATTAGTACTCTACAAAATTGGCGTCTGTCCTCCCGATATGGTCAAGCTGATCGAGTGTCTGCATTCCTCAGTCACGGAAGTGGAACGAGGCGTGCACCTTCTGCGGCGCATGGCCAAACCGAATGAACTTCGTTCTGTTATCGAGCGCATCAATGAGTTTGAGAATCTGGCCGACAACATTTTTGAGCGTGCCATTGCAAATCTGTTTGAACAGGTCAGCAACCCGATTGAGATCATCAAACTAAAGGAAGTCTTTGTGACGTTGGAAACTGCAACAGACCGTTGTGAAGATGTTGCCAACGTCCTCGAAACCCTGCTCATCAAGCACGCCTGA
- a CDS encoding phage head morphogenesis protein — translation MPVTAKDVKAFESRIRALQQSANALSNDVRVKVMKRIEQSRLQVKDLITSYPKDVTKLPAGDVPRLSALIQAQANAALNDSIALINEAQRGAYEVGIAAGAETAAALGISGVFFGPSTDLIAVAMNYTADLVRSIPSDLMPKVNGELSRAALGGKSPFEAMQAIDSLIGKAGAEGVSYQAERIVRTEVQRIYSITLDAQMQQFVSMVPDAGKVVKKKWVSGGDRPGRRWWHQEMDGEIVPFNEPFSNGLMYPRDPAGPPEETINCGCQWVTVVDSMEDLVRDTIMNL, via the coding sequence ATGCCCGTCACTGCGAAAGACGTTAAGGCGTTTGAGTCGAGAATCAGAGCGCTGCAGCAGTCGGCAAACGCGTTGTCGAATGATGTACGCGTCAAAGTGATGAAACGAATTGAGCAGAGCAGATTGCAGGTGAAAGACCTGATTACCAGTTATCCGAAAGACGTGACGAAGCTTCCCGCCGGTGACGTGCCTCGGCTCTCAGCGCTGATTCAGGCCCAGGCGAACGCCGCCTTGAACGACAGCATCGCGCTGATAAACGAGGCGCAGCGCGGAGCGTACGAAGTGGGGATCGCGGCCGGAGCGGAGACGGCCGCGGCGCTAGGAATCTCCGGCGTGTTCTTCGGTCCAAGCACGGACTTGATTGCCGTCGCCATGAACTACACGGCTGACCTTGTGCGCTCAATTCCGAGTGATCTGATGCCCAAAGTCAACGGCGAGTTGTCACGCGCCGCGCTAGGCGGAAAGTCGCCCTTTGAAGCGATGCAAGCCATTGATTCGCTGATCGGCAAGGCCGGTGCGGAAGGTGTTTCCTATCAGGCTGAACGAATCGTAAGAACCGAAGTACAGAGGATTTACAGCATCACGCTCGATGCCCAGATGCAGCAGTTCGTGAGCATGGTGCCTGATGCCGGAAAGGTCGTGAAGAAGAAGTGGGTGAGCGGAGGCGATAGACCCGGTAGAAGGTGGTGGCATCAGGAGATGGACGGCGAGATTGTACCGTTTAATGAACCGTTTTCCAATGGTTTAATGTATCCCCGCGATCCTGCTGGACCGCCGGAAGAGACAATCAACTGCGGCTGTCAATGGGTAACGGTCGTCGATTCCATGGAAGACCTTGTGCGGGACACGATTATGAACCTGTAA
- a CDS encoding ParB N-terminal domain-containing protein: MTRGARIVNGFPVKRMPLSRLKPADWNPRMMKAAELDKLRRSVETFGLVEPIIWNERSGQIVGGHQRVKVLLAAGTAETDVIVVDLDELQESQLNLSLNRISGDWDEDALRELIQSLQEHNADLSLTGFDDDEISDLLDDMEAVTIERELSEEQTLNLNQAWQEWARDTLKFIELLSPHGVVSHNCTRAIARIYFLRALYLGERYPRWTSHAFHPRQIHVAGHAHSMIDALKSFTEDLKYGDSFRFCLKDKPSIDMILAQSLPIGGSRTAPDFPAELALDLINEFCPVGGAVLDPCHGWGGRLVGFLLSRASSYTGFDPAESTHAGTKALFENYSRYTPGKEAKFFCQCFEDSQLEAESFDFALTSPPYFNVEKYEGENSSFRKFKKFDAWDNGFYHELIHRTAKALKPNAVFALQVGNQTHPLEKRAKDHAKSCGLEYVETRASGMINNWTETPEDEGEVVVLFQKIGL; the protein is encoded by the coding sequence ATGACTCGGGGAGCGAGGATAGTGAACGGCTTTCCCGTGAAGCGGATGCCGCTGTCAAGATTGAAGCCTGCCGACTGGAACCCGCGCATGATGAAAGCAGCGGAATTGGACAAGCTGCGCAGGTCTGTCGAGACGTTCGGTCTCGTGGAGCCGATTATCTGGAATGAGCGCTCTGGTCAGATCGTGGGCGGTCACCAGCGTGTGAAGGTATTGCTCGCCGCTGGCACGGCAGAGACCGACGTGATTGTCGTAGACCTTGACGAATTGCAGGAGAGCCAACTAAACCTCTCGCTCAATCGAATCAGCGGCGATTGGGACGAAGACGCGCTCCGCGAACTGATACAAAGCCTTCAGGAACACAACGCCGACCTATCACTTACGGGATTCGATGACGACGAGATTTCAGATCTGCTGGATGACATGGAAGCCGTCACCATCGAGCGCGAACTTTCGGAAGAGCAGACTCTCAACTTGAATCAGGCGTGGCAAGAGTGGGCTCGCGACACGCTGAAGTTCATCGAGTTGCTTTCGCCGCACGGCGTCGTGTCGCACAATTGCACCAGGGCCATTGCGCGTATCTATTTTCTGAGAGCACTTTATCTCGGTGAGCGCTATCCTCGCTGGACTTCGCATGCCTTCCATCCGAGACAGATTCACGTCGCGGGTCATGCGCACAGCATGATTGATGCGCTCAAATCCTTCACGGAAGACTTAAAGTACGGCGATTCGTTCCGATTTTGTCTCAAGGACAAACCGTCCATTGACATGATTCTCGCACAAAGTCTGCCCATCGGGGGCAGCCGAACCGCGCCGGACTTTCCGGCTGAACTCGCGCTTGACCTTATCAATGAATTCTGTCCTGTAGGCGGTGCAGTGCTCGATCCATGTCACGGGTGGGGCGGGCGGCTCGTGGGATTTCTGTTGAGTAGAGCTTCTTCCTACACAGGATTTGATCCGGCTGAGTCCACACACGCGGGCACGAAGGCGCTCTTCGAGAACTATTCGCGGTACACACCGGGCAAAGAGGCAAAGTTCTTCTGTCAATGCTTTGAAGACAGCCAACTTGAAGCTGAGTCCTTTGACTTCGCACTCACTTCGCCGCCCTACTTCAACGTAGAGAAGTACGAAGGCGAAAACTCCAGCTTTCGCAAGTTCAAGAAGTTCGATGCTTGGGATAACGGTTTCTACCATGAACTCATTCACAGAACAGCTAAGGCGCTGAAACCCAACGCCGTGTTCGCTCTGCAAGTGGGCAATCAGACGCATCCGCTTGAAAAGAGAGCCAAAGACCACGCGAAAAGCTGTGGGTTGGAGTATGTTGAGACGCGCGCTTCTGGTATGATTAACAACTGGACCGAGACACCGGAAGACGAAGGTGAGGTCGTGGTCTTGTTCCAGAAGATTGGATTATGA
- a CDS encoding YqaJ viral recombinase family protein — MMNHLDPNYRRTGIGGSDIGAILGVNPFRSPLDVYMDKLGLKEPEPDNEKMRWGRVLERPIAEEFCRNRSLALLPTGHLRTEIDGVRVFGTPDFIVQPKSAILEIKTAGLHMAGFWGEPGTDNAPLPYIAQVALYLMLEGVTDGYIAALIGGQDYREYEIPRDRELEAAIKDAVVTFWKEHVIPQVPPEARTAEEYQRFLKARYPRSTGEMVVADSVAALRMRELAKVRAELKTLEAQETDCMTYLQGVIADNDGIESEEFAVTWKSVKDSESVDTKALLADPELPRQLIEKYKVTKPGSRRFLFKEKKRPAVAAA, encoded by the coding sequence ATGATGAACCACCTCGACCCGAACTATCGCCGCACCGGTATCGGCGGCTCGGACATCGGCGCGATTCTGGGTGTGAACCCGTTTCGCTCGCCGCTCGACGTGTACATGGACAAGCTCGGATTGAAAGAGCCAGAACCGGACAATGAGAAGATGCGTTGGGGAAGAGTACTGGAGCGTCCGATTGCAGAAGAGTTTTGCCGCAATCGAAGTCTCGCTCTCCTACCCACCGGACACTTGCGCACTGAAATTGATGGTGTGAGAGTTTTTGGCACACCCGATTTCATCGTTCAGCCCAAGAGCGCAATCCTTGAGATCAAGACCGCAGGCCTGCACATGGCAGGATTCTGGGGCGAACCCGGCACGGACAACGCGCCGCTCCCATATATCGCGCAGGTCGCGTTGTACCTGATGCTGGAAGGCGTCACCGACGGATACATCGCGGCGCTAATTGGAGGGCAGGATTATCGTGAGTACGAAATCCCGCGCGACCGCGAACTCGAAGCGGCCATCAAGGACGCGGTGGTGACCTTCTGGAAAGAGCACGTCATTCCGCAGGTTCCGCCAGAAGCGCGCACGGCAGAGGAATACCAGAGGTTTCTGAAGGCGCGCTATCCGCGCTCGACCGGCGAAATGGTCGTGGCCGATTCGGTGGCGGCGTTACGCATGCGGGAACTCGCGAAGGTACGCGCGGAACTGAAGACGCTCGAAGCGCAGGAAACAGACTGCATGACGTACTTGCAGGGAGTGATCGCGGACAACGACGGTATCGAATCCGAGGAGTTTGCGGTGACTTGGAAGAGCGTGAAGGACAGCGAGTCGGTGGATACCAAGGCGTTGCTGGCTGACCCGGAACTGCCTCGGCAATTGATTGAGAAGTACAAGGTCACGAAGCCCGGCAGCCGGCGCTTCCTGTTCAAAGAAAAGAAGCGGCCCGCAGTGGCTGCAGCGTGA
- a CDS encoding T9SS type A sorting domain-containing protein, which produces MNAKTTRISPAIQATLKRVGFAVLVLGEVVHAQPYEPIVLYEAFGEPGEQLGASVLRHVGDQDGDGYDDILVSVADSTHSSGTIRYNHLRLIYGNDFPPYRTLDFAHTLTDTTTEWTYWAGASGYGPPLEIVDLSGDGCPDILIELHFRESILYQRYLFLGGPGVFDTLWDWRSDNAEPRKVLETLPHFNDNGIGCYLRGGVAAEQRLLEFYQGQWPDPPSSSTWTHSVAWNWNFFYPNGVGDITGDGYTDFLYSLRWGDGTYHVHGWFGGPDADSIPDVTFIEDTMAVLSTAWSIIGDMNGDSVDDLAAHTIDHHGVQLRVWYGGQPQDFNTWDATLNGGGGLVPYAHACLGDINGDGYEDMAFTDAPVHRVCVYLGADHVDSDIAYQVNFPNEDGNVLGDYSRSGDINGDGLDDWMYSSFYGDTLQRGYIRIISGDPRFGLPVGDEPPPVVREFVVGDPYPNPFNSSVTIPIEVIGSPAAEAKVAIFDLLGRQVFAFQDRKLTLGHHDLVWHGETTTGASVATGVYFVAVQTTNLSVVKKLVYLR; this is translated from the coding sequence ATGAATGCGAAGACCACGCGAATCTCACCCGCCATTCAGGCAACTCTGAAGCGGGTGGGGTTCGCGGTTTTGGTGTTGGGGGAAGTTGTCCACGCCCAGCCTTATGAGCCAATCGTTTTGTACGAAGCATTCGGCGAACCGGGTGAGCAACTTGGCGCTTCCGTGTTACGTCACGTAGGAGACCAAGATGGGGATGGGTATGATGATATCTTAGTCAGTGTAGCGGACAGTACTCATTCAAGTGGAACCATCCGTTACAACCATCTTCGTTTGATTTACGGCAATGACTTTCCGCCGTACAGAACACTGGATTTTGCCCACACGCTGACGGATACGACGACGGAGTGGACATACTGGGCAGGCGCTTCGGGTTACGGACCGCCTTTGGAGATCGTTGATCTCTCTGGTGACGGATGTCCCGATATACTCATTGAATTGCATTTCAGAGAATCTATTCTTTATCAGAGGTATCTTTTTTTGGGTGGCCCGGGCGTTTTTGACACGCTCTGGGACTGGCGGTCGGACAACGCGGAACCCCGCAAAGTACTGGAAACTCTGCCGCATTTTAACGACAATGGCATAGGCTGTTACTTGCGGGGGGGGGTAGCAGCAGAGCAACGCCTGTTGGAGTTCTATCAGGGGCAGTGGCCTGACCCGCCGTCTTCATCGACCTGGACGCACAGCGTTGCTTGGAATTGGAATTTCTTTTATCCAAACGGAGTCGGTGACATTACGGGGGATGGTTATACGGACTTCCTGTACTCTCTCCGCTGGGGGGATGGGACCTACCATGTTCACGGCTGGTTCGGCGGTCCTGACGCGGATTCTATTCCGGACGTCACCTTCATTGAAGATACGATGGCGGTTCTGAGCACGGCGTGGTCTATCATCGGAGACATGAACGGGGATAGCGTGGATGACCTTGCTGCGCATACCATTGATCATCATGGCGTACAGCTCCGCGTCTGGTACGGCGGACAGCCGCAGGATTTCAATACGTGGGACGCGACACTCAACGGAGGAGGTGGTCTCGTTCCCTACGCTCATGCCTGTTTAGGGGATATCAACGGGGATGGATATGAAGACATGGCGTTTACGGATGCCCCAGTTCACAGAGTGTGCGTCTATCTCGGTGCGGATCACGTCGACTCAGACATCGCGTATCAAGTCAACTTTCCCAACGAAGACGGGAATGTTCTTGGTGATTACTCCCGATCCGGTGATATTAATGGGGACGGTTTGGATGATTGGATGTACTCGTCGTTCTATGGTGATACGCTCCAGCGCGGCTACATTAGGATAATCTCCGGCGATCCGCGCTTTGGCCTGCCCGTGGGCGACGAACCGCCCCCGGTCGTGCGGGAGTTCGTGGTAGGAGATCCCTATCCGAATCCTTTCAACTCGAGTGTGACGATCCCGATAGAAGTCATCGGCAGCCCGGCGGCTGAGGCGAAGGTTGCGATCTTCGATCTGCTGGGGCGGCAGGTGTTTGCATTTCAAGACCGGAAACTTACACTCGGGCATCACGACCTCGTCTGGCACGGCGAAACCACAACCGGCGCTTCTGTCGCAACGGGGGTGTACTTTGTTGCGGTTCAGACCACTAATTTGTCCGTTGTAAAGAAACTAGTGTATCTCAGATAG